The window CCCATGCAGATCGCCATTATCTCGGATACCCACATGGGCACTCCGCCGGCCTGGCTCGACCAGGTCTATGCCCGTTGGCTCGGGCCGTCCGATGTGCTCATCCACTGCGGAGACATCACCTCGGCGTCGACCTGGTCCTACTTTCTGCAACACGATAATTTCCTTTGCGTCCGAGGCAACTGCGACTGGGACCCGGAACTGGCCGAGCGGCTGGAGCCCATGCTTTCCGCCCAGGTGGGGCCGCTCAGGGTGGGCGTGACCCACGGCTGGGGGCCGCGCTCCCAGGTTTCGGTCAAGGTGGCCCAGGCTTTCGGGCCGGACTATGATCTGGTCTGCTACGGACACACTCACATCCGGGACTGGTCCGTGGTCGAGGGTGTCCGCCTCGTCAACCCCGGTTCCCTTGGCGAAAGCGGCTCTCTGGCCCTTGTCCGCGTCGATGACGGCGGCGGGCTTCGGTGCGAGTTTGTCGACGCTCGTTAACTCTCGGTTCCCTCTCCATGCCGCCTCTTGGACGCGCCTCGTTTACGAAGTGCTCTTTTTCGCTTCGAGAGGCGGAAGAATCTTGTGCGGCTGTTGCACTTTTGCCTGGGGAGTGGCATGAACCTACCGTGGATAAACTGAGGAAAAAACTGTTTGTTGCCGTTTTGTTCACGCTTTCCACCGTCTTTTGTCTCTGCCCCGGCAGGGCCGAGGCCGAAGGGAAGCGGGAGCTGGTCTTTGGCATGTCCGCAGCCTTCACTGGCGCCAACGCCGAACTGGGCATCGAGTATTATCGGGGGCTCATGGCCTACCTCGAATACTACAACGCCAGGGTGGGCGAAAACGGTTGGGCCATTCGCGTCAAGCCCGCCAACGACGGCTACAATCCCGCCCCCTGCTTTCAGAATACGGTCAAGTTCGTCGTCCAGGACGATGTCTTCGCCCTGGCCGCCTATGTGGGCACCCCCACGACTTCACATGTCCTTCCCCTTTTGCAGCGGTTTTCGGATCGGCGCATCTGTCTGCTTTTTCCCTTCACCGGCGCACAGCCGCTGCGGACCGAGCCCTTCGGCAAGTACGTCTTCAATCTGCGGGCTTCCTATTTCGATGAGACCAAGGCGCTGGTGGACCACTTCCTGGCAGTGGGCCGCACCCGCATCGGGGTGTTCTACCAGTCCGACGCCTATGGCCGCACGGGTTGGGACGGCGTGCGCCG of the Desulfovibrio sp. Fe33 genome contains:
- a CDS encoding metallophosphoesterase family protein, coding for MQIAIISDTHMGTPPAWLDQVYARWLGPSDVLIHCGDITSASTWSYFLQHDNFLCVRGNCDWDPELAERLEPMLSAQVGPLRVGVTHGWGPRSQVSVKVAQAFGPDYDLVCYGHTHIRDWSVVEGVRLVNPGSLGESGSLALVRVDDGGGLRCEFVDAR